Proteins found in one Medicago truncatula cultivar Jemalong A17 unplaced genomic scaffold, MtrunA17r5.0-ANR MtrunA17Chr0c09, whole genome shotgun sequence genomic segment:
- the LOC120577876 gene encoding LRR receptor-like serine/threonine-protein kinase GSO1, protein MAKLYSWLFILSASIYYYFFTCLAVSSKKNLTTDEFSLLAFKSSITLDPYHILSNWSISTSASSFSSCNWVGVTCDEHHGRVNALNLSNMGLEGNISPQLGNLSFLVVLDLHGNSFHGELPHELFQLHNRLKMLDLSNNDFVGEIPKGIGDLTQLRFVNLQYNMLTGNILMFNNSSLQYLYLGYNNMTGILPTNICLGLPNLRSLYLYANDFSGMMPNVWRDCKELEELELSKNNFDKGRIPADIGKLTKLQSLYLAKNNLEGEIPISLFNISSLRVISLLGNNLNGILPHETCSLPMEIGHLNQLQILQMWNNNLSGPIPSKLFNISTLENLFLGQNSFSGMLPSNLGFGLPNLRVLRMYGNKFVGKIPNSISNASNLVAVSLSDNELSGIIPNSFGDLRFLNYLRLDSNNLTLMDDSLEINFLTSLTSCKHLTHLDVSENILLSKLPRSIGNLSLEYFWADSCGINGNIPLETGNMSNLIRLSLWDNDLNGSIPGSIKGLHKLQSLELGYNRLQGSMIDELCEIKSLSELYLISNKLFGVLPTCLGNMTSLRKLYLGSNRLTSSIPSSFWNLEDILEVNLSSNALIGNLPPEIKNLRAVILLDLSRNQISRNIPTAISFLTTLESFSLASNKLNGSIPKSLGEMLSLSFLDLSQNLLTGVIPKSLELLSDLKYINLSYNILQGEIPDGGPFKRFAAQSFMHNEALCGCHRLKVPPCDQHRKKSKTKMLLIISISLIIAVLGIIIVACTMLQMHKRKKVESPRERGLSTVGVPIRISYYELVQATNGFSETNLLGRGGFGSVYKGMLSIGKMIAVKVLDLTMEATSRSFDAECNAMRNLRHRNLVQIISSCSNPDFKSLVMEFMSNGSLEKWLYSNNNFLDFLQRLNIMIDVASALEYLHHGSSIPVVHCDLKPSNVLLDEAMIAHVSDFGISKLLDEGQSKTHTGTLATLGYVAPEYGSKGVISVKGDVYSYGIMLMELFTGKKPTNEMFSEELTLKTWISESMANSSMEVVDYNLDSQHGKEIYNILALALRCCEESPEARINMTDAATSLIKIKTSFIP, encoded by the exons ATGGCCAAATTATACTCTTGGCTCTTTATTCTTTCTGCCTCAATTTATTATTACTTCTTCACTTGCTTAGCTGTGAGTAGTAAGAAAAACCTAACCACCGATGAATTTTCACTTCTTGCATTCAAATCCTCAATTACCTTAGATCCTTATCATATTCTTAGTAATTGGTCAATTTCcacttctgcttcttctttctcttcatgCAATTGGGTTGGTGTTACTTGTGATGAACATCATGGAAGAGTAAATGCATTGAATCTTAGTAACATGGGCCTTGAAGGTAACATTTCTCCTCAATTAGGAAATCTCTCTTTCCTTGTTGTTCTTGATCTACATGGCAATAGTTTCCATGGTGAGTTACCACATGAGTTATTTCAATTGCATAATAGATTGAAAATGTTGGATTTGAGCAACAATGATTTTGTTGGAGAAATTCCGAAAGGAATTGGTGATCTTACACAACTGAGATTTGTGAACCTGCAATATAATATGCTCACAGGTAACATATTGATGTTCAACAACTCATCGTTGCAATACTTATATCTTGGATATAATAATATGACTGGAATCCTTCCAACAAATATTTGTCTAGGGCTTCCAAACCTTAGATCACTCTATCTTTATGCTAATGATTTTTCTGGTATGATGCCAAATGTTTGGCGTGATTGCAAAGAGTTGGAAGAATTGGAATTatccaaaaataattttgacaaaGGACGTATACCTGCTGACATTGGAAAATTGACCAAACTTCAGTCTCTGTATCTCGCAAAAAACAACTTGGAGG GTGAAATTCCAATCTCCCTCTTCAACATCTCTTCGTTGAGAGTGATCAGCCTTTTGGGTAACAATTTAAATGGAATTCTTCCACATGAGACGT GTTCGTTACCAATGGAGATTGGCCATCTCAATCAACTTCAGATTCTACAAATGTGGAATAACAACTTGAGTGGACCTATTCCTTCAAAACTCTTCAACATTTCAACATTGGAAAATTTGTTTCTTGGACAAAATTCTTTCTCAGGCATGCTTCCATCAAATCTCGGATTTGGCCTTCCTAACCTACGAGTACTACGCATGTATGGAAACAAGTTTGTTGGAAAAATTCCAAATAGTATATCCAATGCTTCAAATCTTGTTGCAGTTAGCCTTAGTGATAATGAACTTAGTGGAATTATTCCCAATTCTTTTGGAGATTTAAGATTCCTCAATTATCTCAGATTAGATAGCAATAATTTGACATTAATGGATGATTCTCTTGAAATAAACTTCCTCACTTCACTTACAAGTTGTAAACATCTGACACATCTTGATGTATCAGAGAATATTTTGCTATCAAAACTTCCCAGGTCCATTGGAAACTTATCTTTAGAATACTTTTGGGCAGATTCTTGTGGAATTAATGGAAATATTCCACTTGAAACTGGAAACATGAGCAACCTGATTAGATTATCTTTGTGGGATAATGATTTAAATGGATCAATCCCTGGTTCAATTAAAGGGTTACATAAACTTCAATCTTTAGAACTTGGTTACAATAGACTACAAGGATCCATGATTGATGAGCTTTGTGAAATTAAGAGTTTGAGTGAGTTATATTTAATAAGCAATAAGCTTTTTGGAGTGTTACCAACATGTTTGGGAAATATGACTTCACTTAGAAAGCTTTACTTAGGATCTAACAGGTTAACCTCTAGTATACCTTCCTCCTTTTGGAATCTTGAAGATATTTTAGAGGTAAACCTATCCTCCAATGCTTTAATTGGAAATCTTCCACCTGAGATTAAGAATTTGAGAGCTGTTATACTGTTGGACTTGTCAAGaaatcaaatttcaagaaacaTTCCAACAGCCATAAGTTTCTTGACAACTTTAGAATCTTTTTCTTTAGCATCTAACAAATTGAATGGATCTATTCCAAAATCACTTGGTGAAATGTTAAGCTTAAGTTTCTTGGACTTGTCTCAAAATCTTTTAACCGGTGTGATCCCAAAATCCTTAGAGCTACTTTCTGATCTTAAATACATAAATTTGTCATACAATATATTGCAAGGAGAGATTCCTGATGGAGGACCTTTCAAAAGATTCGCAGCTCAGTCTTTCATGCATAATGAAGCCTTGTGTGGCTGTCATCGCTTAAAAGTACCTCCATGTGATCAACATAGGAAAAAGTCAAAGACAAAGATGCTATTAATCATATCCATATCACTCATAATTGCTGTGTTGGGCATTATTATTGTTGCATGTACAATGCTTCAAATGCATAAAAGGAAAAAGGTTGAAAGTCCACGTGAAAGGGGTTTATCCACTGTAGGAGTTCCAATAAGGATTTCCTATTATGAACTCGTCCAAGCAACTAATGGATTCAGCGAGACTAATTTACTTGGAAGGGGTGGTTTTGGATCAGTGTATAAAGGAATGCTTTCTATTGGGAAGATGATAGCAGTTAAAGTACTTGACTTAACAATGGAAGCTACTTCAAGAAGCTTTGATGCAGAATGCAATGCAATGCGCAACCTCCGGCATAGAAATCTCGTCCAAATTATCAGTAGTTGTTCAAATCCTGATTTCAAATCTCTAGTGATGGAGTTTATGTCAAACGGAAGTTTGGAAAAATGGTTATACTCTAATAACAATTTTTTGGATTTCTTGCAAAGGTTGAACATAATGATAGATGTGGCATCTGCATTGGAGTATCTCCATCATGGTTCTTCAATACCAGTGGTTCATTGTGACTTGAAGCCTAGTAATGTGTTACTAGATGAAGCTATGATTGCACATGTGAGTGATTTTGGCATTTCCAAGCTCTTGGATGAAGGACAATCAAAAACTCATACAGGGACTTTAGCTACTCTTGGCTATGTTGCACCAG AGTATGGATCTAAAGGAGTCATTTCTGTTAAAGGAGATGTGTACAGCTATGGGATAATGCTAATGGAACTGTTCACCGGAAAGAAGCCAACAAATGAAATGTTTTCAGAAGAATTAACTTTGAAAACTTGGATTAGCGAATCGATGGCCAATTCGAGTATGGAAGTTGTGGATTACAATCTAGACTCGCAACATGGGAAAGAAATTTATAATATCTTAGCTTTAGCATTGAGATGTTGTGAAGAATCTCCTGAGGCTCGGATTAATATGACAGATGCAGCTACCTCGTTAATCAAGATCAAGACCTCATTCATCCCATGA
- the LOC120577874 gene encoding polyadenylate-binding protein 2-like: MENLNYVPLNGKPIRIMFSHRDPLIRKTGFANLFIKNLETSIDNKALHETFSVFGNVLSCKVAMDSNGHSKGHGFVQFDNDQSAKNAIEKLDGRLMNDKKVYVGYFVRCQERSSPKFTNVYVKNLSESYTNEDLKQLFNTFGVITSVKIMKDENGNSKRFGFVNFQSSDSAATAVEKLNGSTTNDGKVLFVGRAQKKSEREAELKAFFEQEKLKRYEKFQGANLYLKNIDKSLNEEKLKELFSEFGTITSCKVMSDARGRSKGVGFVAFTTPEEASKAIDEMNGKIIGQKPVYVSVAQRKEERKAQLQH, translated from the exons ATGGAGAATTTGAACTATGTTCCTCTGAATGGAAAACCCATTCGTATTATGTTTTCTCATCGAGACCCTCTCATTCGTAAAACTGGATTTGCAAATCTGTTCATTAAGAATCTAGAAACATCAATAGATAACAAGGCATTGCATGaaactttttctgtttttggaAATGTGCTTTCTTGTAAGGTTGCTATGGATAGCAATGGTCATTCTAAGGGACATGGTTTTGTTCAATTTGACAATGATCAGTCTGCAAAAAATGCTATTGAAAAGTTGGATGGCAGGCTGATGAATGATAAGAAAGTTTATGTAGGGTATTTTGTTCGGTGTCAAGAAAGGTCATCACCTAAGTTCACTAATGTGTATGTGAAAAACCTTTCTGAATCATATACTAATGAGGACCTTAAGCAGCTTTTCAACACTTTTGGTGTAATAACAAGTGTTAAGATAATGAAAGATGAGAATGGGAACTCTAAACGTTTTGGTTTTGTGAATTTCCAAAGCTCAGATTCAGCAGCTACTGCTGTTGAGAAGTTGAATGGGAGCACAACTAATGATGGGAAGGTTTTATTTGTCGGGAGGGCTCAGAAAAAATCGGAAAGGGAGGCAGAGTTGAAAGCTTTCTTTGAGCAAGAAAAGCTAAAAAGATATGAGAAATTTCAAGGAGCTAActtatatttgaaaaacattGATAAGAGTCTTAATGAAGAAAAACTGAAGGAGCTGTTTTCTGAGTTTGGAACAATAACATCTTGCAAG GTAATGTCTGATGCTCGTGGACGCAGCAAGGGCGTCGGTTTTGTTGCTTTTACCACACCTGAGGAAGCGAGCAAAGCT atcGATGAAATGAATGGGAAGATTATTGGACAGAAGCCAGTATATGTTTCTGTGGCCCAACGCAAAGAAGAAAGGAAAGCTCAATTGCAG CATTGA
- the LOC120577875 gene encoding polyadenylate-binding protein 3-like: MAPQPNGYGFRPKFMSDVGPGFVTPNYLLPYHLQRQGHPGNRMGGRPAGNFQQVRQKKNQMLPRNPNQGLKYNGQNGVGMSVDPGSQLMDPSASAATSTGNHHHGPLSNNSLASALASASQENQHRMLEEHLHPLVGRLAPTIQTAKVTRMLLEMDQSEVIHLIESPEELKMKVAEAMRFLRDASQGPAVGDKIGS; the protein is encoded by the exons ATGGCGCCTCAGCCAAACGGATACGGTTTCCGGCCAAAGTTCATGTCAGATGTGGGACCTGGCTTTGTTACTCCAAATTACTTGCTGCCATATCACCTTCAGAGGCAGGGACATCCGGGGAATAGGATGGGTGGGCGTCCAGCTGGTAACTTCCAGCAAGTCCGACAGAAGAAAAACCAA ATGCTACCTCGTAACCCCAATCAAGGGCTTAAATACAATGGTCAAAATGGCGTGGGTATGTCTGTAGATCCCGGAAGTCAATTGATGGATCCATCTGCGAGTGCTGCAACCTCCACTGGCAATCACCATCATGGTCCATTGTCTAACAACTCGCTTGCTTCAGCTTTGGCTTCTGCTTCTCAAGAAAATCAACATCGG ATGCTGGAAGAACATTTACATCCTCTGGTGGGTCGTCTTGCACCAACCATTCAGACTGCAAAGGTGACAAGAATGTTGCTGGAAATGGACCAGTCAGAGGTCATTCATCTGATCGAGTCACCTGAGGAGCTGAAGATGAAGGTTGCTGAGGCTATGCGATTCCTTCGTGATGCTTCACAAGGTCCTGCAGTTGGTGATAAGATCGGCTCATAA